A genomic region of Cannabis sativa cultivar Pink pepper isolate KNU-18-1 chromosome 1, ASM2916894v1, whole genome shotgun sequence contains the following coding sequences:
- the LOC115718892 gene encoding uncharacterized protein LOC115718892 isoform X2 — protein sequence MFREAPQTDVQPLTEIPILRPSTSVPKAKEKSPVMETKNYNAEFKKLDKRMKDILSNQKNIHGELVIFNQNFKDFCKILSEYTRSTPSGTSNVDKCVLENDVPLTKKDKIEHSLSGHEVVPGNVHADDGYVDPQNEVQE from the exons ATGTTTAGAGAAGCCCCACAAACAGATGTTCAACCATTGACGGAGATTCCAATTTTAAGGCCTAGTACTTCAGTACCTAAAGCAAAAGAAAAATCACCT GTTATGGAAACCAAAAATTACAATGCCGAGTTCAAAAAACTTGATAAACGGATGAAAGATATCTTatcaaaccaaaaaaatattcatGGCGAACTTGTGATATTCAACCaaaattttaaagatttttgtaAGATTCTAAGTGAATACACAAGGAGTACTCCATCCGGTACATCTAATGTTGATAAGTGTGTTCTTGAAAATGATGTTCCTCTTACTAAG aaGGACAAAATTGAACATTCTTTATCTGGCCATGAAGTTGTACCTGGTAATGTTCATGCGGATGATGGATATGTTGACCCTCAAAATGAGGTACAAGAATAA
- the LOC115718892 gene encoding uncharacterized protein LOC115718892 isoform X1 encodes MGALVIEDHDCTDEVVDAAYSGFSAAMKFIQKSKGEGAQITKNEEPHTPFVVVSPDLKSTTEKAKLSTENMVDLEKREPKPSAIFQSPFVTDFGSSEPVPVGKRKNLEIVKGIIPFRKEIGKNATTEETQAYNDWYFEGYKPNTKSVFSFFFYLFFFLNFHYIIL; translated from the exons ATGGGTGCTTTAGTTATAGAGGATCATGATTGTACTGATGAGGTTGTTGATGCGGCTTATTCTGGTTTCAGTGCAGCAAtgaaatttattcaaaaatccaaaggagaaggagctcaa ATTACTAAAAATGAAGAACCACATACACCTTTTGTTGTTGTTTCCCCTGATTTGAAGAGCACAACTGAAAAGGCCAAATTGTCTACTGAGAATATGGTTGATTTAGAGAAAAGGGAGCCCAAACCTTCTGCGATCTTTCAATCCCCTTTTGTTACTGATTTTGGTTCATCAGAACCTGTACCAGTAGGGAAAAGGAAGAATTTAGAGATTGTGAAGGGAATCATTCCCTTTCGTAAGGAGATTGGGAAGAATGCTACTACTGAAGAAACACAAGCATACAACGACTGGTATTTTGAGGGTTATAAACCTAACACTAAGTCAGtattctctttcttcttttatttgtttttttttttaaattttcactaCATAATTTTATGA
- the LOC133036275 gene encoding uncharacterized protein LOC133036275 has protein sequence MLVLFYIDLKKSCNSILELPLCIEECYYTSFQNTVTNHELIQTHYQHSEKNQAAIHNMGIGSLVLQARTIIESEIFEDGTSSNHNSRRLADYTNEVADFIIEETTRNKRKREEDKTIIETHKLQTLVEGQLFKDKKMFKSGLCYYAMINNFQFRTKRSEPREYVVTCVDENCKWYVRASTFKHTDYFKVRKYVKEHTCSLEVIMEDHRQANCNVIGELIKTKFTTIKRVHTPNDIMKDMLDDYGVSMSYSKAWRSREKAIELVRGKTDESYQQLPMYLHMLKVANPGTITSLTTDDKDRFKYLYLAYAHSIKGWQHCRPIIVVDGTFMKSSYRGTLFTASTMDASNNIFPLAFGVGDSENDEAWEYFFTKLKETYGERKDLVIISDRHQSIENAVQTVYPNVFHGACIFHLLNNIKANLHIHGDDLTINFVKAAKAYTLVGFEYYMAALDKIDARIRPYLEKVGYHTWARSHSPKRRYTMMTSNIAESINAANKAARNLPITLMLECIRSVVQKWVWTNGNEANGTFTAISSESLAFVLRENYLKSTKFEVRQCNTIFSEVIEERGTYIVNIQEKTCTCRRFQEDEVPCSHALPSLQKRLNCYEFCSAYYKTETMKATYAETVYPLPHEDEWSLPEELDILVLPPKGKIPPGRPRRRRIRARGEPRVVMKCGRCGKSGHNRKTCRNPPMEKPHKPRE, from the exons ATGTTGGTGCTTTTTTACATAGACTTGAAGAAGAGTTGCAATTCTATACTTGAGTTACCATTGTGCATAGAAGAATGTTATTATACTTCATTCCAAAATACG GTTACTAATCATGAATTGATCCAAACACATTACCAACATTCAGAAAAAAATCAAGCTGCAATACACAACATGGGGATTGGTTCCTTGGTACTACAAGCaagaacaataattgaaagtgAGATATTTGAAGATGGTACCTCAAGTAACCATAATTCCAGAAGACTTGCTGATTATACTAATGAAGTTGCTGACTTCATCATTGAAGAAACTAcaagaaacaaaagaaaaagggaAGAAGATAAGACAATCATTGAAACTCACAAGTTGCAAACATTAGTAGAAGGACAACTTTTCAAAGATAAAAAAATGTTCAAATCTGGACTTTGCTACTATGCCATGATCAACAACTTTCAATTTAGAACAAAGAGATCAGAACCAAGAGAGTATGTTGTCACTTGTGTGGATGAGAACTGTAAATGGTATGTTAGAGCTTCTACATTCAAACATACTGATTATTTCAAAGTTAGGAAGTATGTGAAAGAGCACACATGCTCATTGGAAGTCATCATGGAGGATCATAGACAAGCAAATTGCAATGTCATTGGAGAGCTCATCAAGACAAAATTTACGACAATCAAGAGAGTGCACACACCAAATGATATCATGAAAGATATGCTTGATGATTATGGAGTATCTATGAGTTACTCAAAAGCTTGGAGATCAAGAGAAAAAGCTATAGAATTGGTAAGAGGAAAGACAGATGAATCATACCAACAGTTACCAATGTATCTTCATATGTTAAAAGTAGCAAATCCTGGAACCATTACTAGCTTGACCACAGATGACAAAGATCGATTCAAATACTTGTATCTAGCATATGCACATTCCATCAAAGGATGGCAACATTGTAGACCAATTATTGTCGTTGATGGAACCTTCATGAAATCTTCATATCGAGGCACATTGTTCACAGCATCTACAATGGATGCAAGTAACAATATTTTTCCATTAGCATTTGGTGTTGGCGATTCAGAGAATGATGAAGCTTGGGAATATTTCTTCACAAAGCTCAAAGAAACATATGGAGAACGTAAAG ATCTAGTAATCATATCTGATAGACATCAAAGCATCGAAAATGCTGTTCAAACAGTATACCCTAATGTCTTCCATGGAGCATGCATTTTTCATCTACTTAACAACATTAAGGCCAATCTTCATATCCATGGAGATGATTTGACTATAAACTTTGTTAAAGCAGCAAAAGCATATACATTGGTTGGGTTTGAGTACTATATGGCTGCTCTTGACAAAATAGATGCCCGTATAAGGCCTTACTTAGAAAAAGTAGGTTACCATACATGGGCGAGATCTCACTCACCAAAAAGGAGATATACCATGATGACATCAAATATAGCGGAGTCTATTAATGCAGCAAATAAAGCGGCAAGGAATTTGCCAATAACCTTAATGTTGGAATGCATAAGAAGCGTTGTACAAAAATGGGTTTGGACTAATGGAAATGAGGCGAATGGAACCTTTACAGCGATATCATCGGAAAGTTTGGCATTTGTATTGAGAGAGAACTATCTAAAATCTACTAAATTTGAG GTGAGACAATGCAACACTATTTTTTCAGAAGTGATTGAAGAAAGAGGAACTTATATAGTCAATATTCAAGAGAAAACATGCACATGTAGAAGGTTTCAAGAAGATGAAGTACCATGTTCACATGCACTTCCGTCATTGCAAAAAAGGCTAAATTGCTATGAGTTTTGTTCTGCTTACTACAAAACTGAAACAATGAAAGCAACTTATGCAGAAACAGTTTATCCTTTGCCACATGAGGATGAATGGAGTCTACCAGAAGAATTGGACATACTTGTCCTACCTCCAAAAGGAAAAATTCCTCCCGGTAGACCAAGGAGGAGAAGGATAAGAGCACGGGGAGAGCCAAGAGTGGTTATGAAGTGTGGACGATGTGGCAAATCAGGTCATAATAGAAAAACGTGCAGAAACCCACCTATGGAGAAGCCACACAAGCCAAGAGAATGA